Proteins co-encoded in one Streptococcus ruminicola genomic window:
- a CDS encoding DUF1912 family protein — protein sequence MTYEQEFLKEFEAWVDSQITVNEMAMEASRKIVEEDKDERAADAYIRYESKLDAYRYIQGKFANYKAGKGFHELPDNLLGERNY from the coding sequence ATGACTTACGAACAAGAATTTTTAAAAGAATTTGAAGCTTGGGTTGATTCACAAATTACAGTTAATGAGATGGCAATGGAAGCCAGCCGTAAGATTGTGGAAGAAGATAAGGATGAACGTGCTGCTGATGCTTACATCCGTTACGAAAGCAAACTTGATGCTTACCGTTATATCCAAGGCAAATTTGCTAATTATAAAGCCGGCAAAGGTTTCCACGAATTACCAGATAATCTTTTAGGGGAGAGAAATTACTAA
- a CDS encoding helix-hairpin-helix domain-containing protein, translated as MAKKKNRKKEYLLKLKRAGIIKTAATSTVKAAANVVSKATLSLEEFSAISAVEGIRPKLVETLYNEGIKSVSDFQNYTEKEVLAFKGIGPATVNKLKENGVAFKA; from the coding sequence ATGGCAAAGAAAAAGAATCGAAAAAAAGAGTACTTATTGAAATTAAAACGTGCAGGTATCATCAAAACAGCTGCAACTTCAACTGTTAAAGCTGCTGCTAACGTTGTTTCAAAAGCAACTCTTAGTTTGGAAGAATTTTCAGCGATTTCTGCCGTAGAAGGCATCCGACCAAAACTTGTTGAAACACTTTACAATGAAGGAATTAAATCAGTATCTGATTTCCAAAATTACACAGAAAAAGAAGTTTTGGCCTTTAAAGGAATTGGTCCAGCAACAGTTAACAAACTTAAAGAAAATGGCGTAGCTTTCAAAGCCTAA
- a CDS encoding GNAT family N-acetyltransferase, which produces MIKILGQINDNKLPEVETERLYLRQRLVSDAKDIFDYASLPEVTWPAGFPPVKNVAEEENYLENIMPKRWSEQKIPAGYGICPRGSNRVIGSVDFNHRHADDVFEMGYLLHPDYWGQGIMPEAARALLEVGFNLVGLHKIEIECYSYNKASQRVAEKLGFTLESKIRDRKDAQGKRCDLLRYGLLKSEWEKL; this is translated from the coding sequence ATGATTAAGATACTAGGTCAGATAAACGACAATAAACTTCCTGAGGTAGAGACAGAACGTCTTTACTTGCGTCAGCGTTTAGTATCAGACGCTAAAGATATTTTTGATTATGCCAGCTTGCCAGAAGTGACTTGGCCAGCCGGTTTTCCGCCTGTTAAGAATGTGGCAGAAGAGGAAAATTACCTAGAGAATATTATGCCTAAACGTTGGAGTGAACAGAAGATTCCAGCTGGTTACGGTATTTGTCCCAGAGGTTCTAATAGAGTTATCGGCTCGGTTGATTTCAATCATCGTCATGCTGATGATGTCTTTGAAATGGGCTACTTACTCCACCCAGATTATTGGGGTCAAGGTATTATGCCAGAAGCTGCGCGTGCGCTTTTAGAAGTTGGTTTTAATCTGGTAGGCCTCCATAAAATCGAAATTGAATGTTATAGTTACAACAAAGCTAGCCAGCGTGTAGCTGAAAAACTTGGCTTTACTCTTGAATCAAAAATCCGTGATCGTAAGGATGCACAAGGAAAACGTTGTGATTTACTGCGTTACGGATTGTTAAAAAGTGAGTGGGAGAAGTTATAA
- a CDS encoding valine--tRNA ligase, translating into MSKELSPKYNPAEVEAGRYQKWLDEDVFKPSGDKKAHPYSIVIPPPNVTGKLHLGHAWDTTLQDIIIRQKRMQGFDTLWLPGMDHAGIATQAKVEARLAEDGISRYDLGREKFLDKVWEWKDEYASTIKQQWGKMGISVDYSRERFTLDEGLSKAVRKVFVQLYKKGWIYRGEFIINWDPKARTALSDIEVIHKDVEGAFYHMNYMLEDGSRSLEVATTRPETMFGDVAVAVNPNDDRYKDLIGKNVILPIVNKAIPIVGDEHADPEFGTGVVKITPAHDPNDFLVGQRHNLPQINVMNDDGTMNELAGEFAGMDRFEARKAVVKKLEEIGALVEIEKMVHSVGHSERTGVPVEPRLSTQWFVKMDQLAKNAIANQDTDDEVKFYPPRFNDTFLQWMENVHDWVISRQLWWGHQIPAWYNAEGEMYVGEEAPEGDGWTQDEDVLDTWFSSALWPFSTMGWPDTEAEDFKRYFPTSTLVTGYDIIFFWVSRMIFQSLEFTGRRPFENVLIHGLIRDEQGRKMSKSLGNGIDPMDVIEKYGADALRWFLSNGSAPGQDVRFSYEKMDAAWNFINKIWNISRYILMNNEDLTLEQASANVEKVAAGTAGNVTDRWILHNLNETIAKVTENFDKFEFGVAGHILYNFIWDEFADWYVELTKEVLYSDNEDEKVITRSVLLYTLDKILRLLHPIMPFVTEEIFEQISEGSIVTAEYPTVNPAFENEAAHKGVESLKDLIRAVRNARSEVNVAPSKPITLLVKTSDKELEDFFNSNVNYIKRFTNPEKLEISSDIEAPELAMSSVITGAEIFLPLADLLNVEEELARLDKELAKWQKELDMVARKLGNEKFVANAKPEVVQKERDKQVDYQAKYDATVARIEDMKKLVK; encoded by the coding sequence ATGTCAAAAGAACTTTCACCAAAATATAACCCAGCTGAAGTTGAAGCTGGTCGTTATCAAAAATGGTTAGATGAAGATGTTTTCAAGCCTTCTGGCGATAAGAAAGCACATCCGTATTCTATCGTTATTCCACCACCAAACGTAACAGGTAAACTTCACCTTGGTCACGCTTGGGATACAACTTTGCAAGATATTATTATCCGTCAAAAACGTATGCAAGGTTTTGATACTCTATGGCTTCCAGGTATGGACCACGCTGGTATCGCAACACAAGCAAAAGTTGAAGCACGTCTTGCTGAAGATGGTATTTCACGTTACGACCTTGGTCGTGAAAAATTCCTTGATAAAGTTTGGGAATGGAAAGATGAATACGCATCAACAATCAAACAACAATGGGGTAAAATGGGTATCTCTGTAGATTACTCACGTGAACGTTTCACCCTTGACGAAGGTTTGTCAAAAGCAGTTCGTAAAGTCTTTGTTCAACTTTACAAAAAAGGTTGGATTTACCGTGGTGAATTTATCATCAACTGGGATCCAAAAGCTCGTACAGCTCTTTCTGATATCGAAGTTATCCACAAAGATGTCGAAGGTGCATTCTACCACATGAACTACATGTTGGAAGATGGTTCACGTAGCCTTGAAGTGGCAACAACTCGTCCTGAAACAATGTTTGGTGACGTTGCCGTTGCGGTTAACCCAAATGATGACCGTTACAAAGATTTGATTGGTAAAAATGTTATCCTTCCAATCGTTAACAAAGCTATTCCAATCGTTGGTGACGAACACGCTGACCCAGAATTCGGTACTGGTGTGGTTAAAATCACTCCTGCACATGACCCTAACGACTTCCTAGTTGGTCAACGTCACAATTTGCCACAAATCAACGTTATGAACGACGATGGTACAATGAACGAACTTGCTGGTGAATTCGCTGGTATGGATCGTTTTGAAGCACGTAAAGCTGTCGTTAAAAAATTGGAAGAAATCGGTGCGCTTGTTGAAATCGAAAAAATGGTTCACAGCGTTGGTCACTCAGAACGTACTGGTGTGCCAGTTGAACCTCGTTTGTCAACACAATGGTTCGTTAAAATGGATCAATTGGCTAAAAATGCCATTGCTAACCAAGACACTGATGACGAAGTGAAATTCTACCCACCACGTTTCAACGATACTTTCCTTCAATGGATGGAAAATGTTCACGACTGGGTTATTTCTCGTCAATTATGGTGGGGTCACCAAATCCCAGCATGGTATAATGCTGAAGGTGAAATGTACGTCGGTGAAGAAGCTCCAGAAGGTGACGGATGGACTCAAGACGAAGACGTTCTTGATACTTGGTTTAGTTCAGCACTATGGCCATTCTCAACAATGGGTTGGCCCGACACAGAAGCAGAAGACTTCAAACGTTACTTCCCAACATCTACATTGGTAACTGGTTACGATATCATCTTCTTCTGGGTATCACGTATGATTTTCCAATCATTGGAATTCACAGGACGTCGTCCATTTGAAAACGTGCTTATCCACGGTCTTATCCGTGACGAACAAGGACGTAAAATGTCTAAATCACTTGGTAACGGTATTGACCCAATGGACGTTATCGAAAAATATGGTGCTGATGCCCTTCGTTGGTTCTTGTCAAACGGTTCTGCACCAGGTCAAGACGTTCGTTTCTCTTACGAAAAAATGGACGCTGCTTGGAACTTCATTAACAAAATTTGGAACATCTCTCGTTACATCTTGATGAATAATGAAGACCTTACACTTGAACAAGCTAGCGCTAATGTTGAAAAAGTTGCTGCTGGTACAGCTGGTAACGTTACTGACCGTTGGATTCTCCACAACTTGAACGAAACAATCGCTAAAGTTACTGAAAACTTTGATAAATTTGAATTTGGTGTAGCTGGTCACATCCTTTACAACTTCATCTGGGATGAATTTGCTGACTGGTACGTTGAATTGACTAAAGAAGTACTTTACAGCGATAATGAAGATGAAAAAGTTATCACTCGCTCAGTTCTTCTTTACACACTTGATAAAATCCTTCGCTTGCTTCACCCAATCATGCCATTCGTAACTGAAGAAATCTTTGAACAAATTTCTGAAGGTTCAATCGTAACAGCTGAATACCCAACTGTTAATCCAGCATTTGAAAATGAAGCTGCGCACAAAGGTGTTGAAAGTCTTAAAGACCTTATCCGTGCCGTTCGTAACGCACGTAGCGAAGTGAACGTTGCACCAAGCAAACCAATCACACTTCTTGTTAAGACAAGCGACAAAGAATTGGAAGACTTCTTTAACAGCAATGTGAACTACATCAAACGTTTCACAAATCCTGAAAAACTAGAAATTTCTTCTGATATCGAAGCTCCAGAATTGGCAATGTCTAGCGTTATCACAGGTGCTGAAATCTTCTTGCCACTTGCTGACCTTCTTAACGTTGAAGAAGAATTGGCACGTCTTGACAAAGAACTTGCTAAATGGCAAAAAGAATTGGACATGGTTGCTCGCAAGCTTGGTAACGAAAAATTCGTCGCTAACGCTAAACCAGAAGTTGTCCAAAAAGAACGTGACAAACAAGTTGACTACCAAGCCAAATACGACGCAACAGTCGCTCGTATCGAAGATATGAAAAAATTGGTGAAATAA
- a CDS encoding DNA cytosine methyltransferase, giving the protein MMNIIDLFSGAGGLTEGFRNSNFNILGHVEKDTSASKTLMLREAYHYLKSQKKLLLYKSFMNREISLEELFLKVPKEVLDKTINLEINDQNLSNIFNYFDNFLGNVDGIIGGPPCQAYSTIGRARNAGKKDSDGRIYLYKYYIKFLKRYNPKFFVFENVKGLLSFKDSTGEKLLPKMEMEFLEAGYSIEYKILNTKDFGVPQSRERLIIFGVQKKYKGATNNFFEQLEELVEPEVSVRSAFKDLPFLTSGEENNFYLPISNEYIVKYFRQDDNLPLTQNISRKNNSNDLKIYHLVAKAKSRGKNLKYDELDTTLQTHRHTDKFLDRFKALSWDSPSHTIVAHIAKDGHHYIHPDIKQNRSITVREAARLQGFPDNYYFLDSRTSAFTQIGNAVPPIFSRKIAEAIVNLGDF; this is encoded by the coding sequence ATGATGAATATAATTGATTTATTTAGTGGAGCTGGGGGATTGACCGAAGGCTTTAGAAATTCAAATTTTAATATATTAGGGCATGTTGAAAAAGATACTTCTGCTTCAAAAACATTAATGTTGAGAGAGGCTTACCATTACTTAAAGAGTCAAAAGAAACTTTTACTATATAAAAGTTTTATGAATAGAGAAATCTCCTTAGAGGAATTATTTTTAAAAGTTCCCAAAGAAGTATTGGATAAAACTATCAATTTGGAGATAAATGATCAGAATTTGAGTAATATTTTTAACTATTTTGATAATTTTTTAGGAAATGTAGATGGTATTATCGGTGGACCTCCCTGTCAAGCTTATTCTACGATTGGTAGGGCGAGAAATGCAGGTAAGAAAGATTCAGATGGAAGAATTTATTTATATAAGTATTATATTAAATTTTTAAAGAGATATAATCCTAAATTTTTTGTTTTTGAGAATGTAAAAGGATTATTGAGTTTTAAAGATTCAACTGGTGAGAAATTACTCCCAAAGATGGAAATGGAATTTTTAGAAGCAGGTTATAGTATAGAGTATAAAATCTTAAATACTAAAGATTTTGGTGTACCTCAGTCAAGAGAGAGGTTAATTATTTTTGGTGTTCAAAAAAAATATAAAGGAGCTACAAATAATTTTTTTGAACAGCTTGAAGAGTTAGTTGAACCTGAAGTTAGTGTCCGAAGTGCTTTTAAAGATTTACCTTTTTTAACGTCTGGAGAAGAAAATAATTTTTATTTACCAATTAGTAATGAGTATATAGTGAAGTACTTTAGACAGGATGATAATCTTCCGCTAACTCAAAATATTTCTAGGAAGAATAATAGTAATGACTTGAAAATTTATCACTTAGTTGCAAAAGCAAAGAGTAGAGGTAAGAATCTCAAGTATGATGAACTAGATACAACTTTACAAACTCACCGACACACAGATAAATTCTTGGATAGATTCAAGGCACTTTCTTGGGATTCCCCTTCTCATACTATAGTTGCACATATAGCAAAGGATGGTCATCATTATATACATCCTGATATAAAGCAAAATCGTTCGATTACTGTTAGAGAAGCTGCACGCTTGCAAGGGTTCCCTGATAACTACTATTTTTTAGATTCACGGACAAGTGCATTTACACAAATAGGTAATGCTGTACCACCTATATTTAGCAGAAAAATAGCAGAAGCTATTGTAAACTTAGGAGATTTCTAA
- a CDS encoding ATP-binding protein, which yields MSEEFSLNYHAATIQHLGIGLYKQLPQAIAELISNSWDADSHNVQISIDYKKKIIVVSDDGNGMSAKELNENFLTIARNRRLSDVENKETKEYGLSKLGRKVTGKKGLGKLALFGIADTIIIDSIQNGKRNSFELNYKKIQNSSEATYHPKTLLYNFDTSEKNGTKITIKDITLKSITRLDTLYDSLSKRFNKYSRENFLVTLTSNDGTTFELDEKAFIKSIQPKKEETEFTFNFPEDFTNIESNQSRNVIQVLKNYGITGVVFTKKTPLAANKQGFSVLSRGKLASEQSTTQFDNRSNDYFYTYAVGYFNIDYLDDDNFKDFISTDRQSIRWEADEELLNIKSNLNKLIGIIQREWKQKRKKARDVKAENTIKRNHIILQTNLSVEDSKVINNISKKLEDDNITISDSDKQKILDTVTKSTQSYKKDHSVYKELIPKNFNVPSYVGTKIQMLREEMIEAAEEKEVNRFILTQGLLLRAMIESTTTIYLRKNFQEATDIIKEKNYNCKLPKNESEIDTLAFAIKYKIMVQLLSKHGKITNRRVSSLIDEFENNKVNKHLDLLMHDAENFPQFDTLKIIWNCVSPQLMYAFDDMNN from the coding sequence ATGTCAGAAGAATTTTCATTGAATTATCATGCAGCAACTATCCAACATCTTGGTATTGGTCTATATAAACAGCTTCCACAAGCAATTGCCGAACTGATTAGTAATTCTTGGGATGCTGATAGTCATAATGTTCAAATTTCAATCGACTATAAAAAAAAGATTATTGTCGTATCTGATGATGGTAATGGTATGTCTGCAAAAGAATTAAACGAAAATTTCCTAACCATTGCCCGCAATAGAAGATTGTCGGATGTTGAAAATAAAGAAACAAAAGAATATGGACTCTCAAAATTAGGAAGAAAAGTAACTGGAAAAAAAGGATTAGGAAAATTAGCCTTATTTGGTATTGCTGATACAATTATAATCGATAGCATACAGAATGGTAAGCGAAATTCTTTCGAGTTAAACTATAAAAAAATTCAAAATTCTTCTGAAGCTACATATCACCCAAAAACTCTTCTATATAATTTTGATACTTCAGAAAAGAATGGTACTAAAATAACAATTAAAGATATAACATTAAAAAGCATAACAAGATTGGATACCCTATATGATAGTCTCTCAAAGCGTTTTAATAAATATTCTCGTGAAAATTTTTTAGTCACTCTAACATCTAACGATGGAACTACTTTTGAACTAGATGAAAAAGCATTTATAAAAAGTATTCAACCTAAAAAAGAGGAAACTGAATTTACTTTTAATTTTCCTGAAGATTTTACAAATATAGAAAGTAATCAATCAAGAAATGTTATCCAAGTACTAAAAAATTATGGTATTACAGGGGTTGTCTTTACCAAGAAAACTCCTTTAGCAGCTAATAAACAAGGTTTTTCGGTTTTATCGAGGGGAAAACTGGCTAGCGAACAATCTACTACGCAGTTTGATAATCGATCAAACGACTATTTCTATACATATGCTGTTGGATATTTCAATATAGACTACTTAGATGATGATAATTTTAAAGACTTTATTTCAACAGATAGACAATCTATTCGCTGGGAAGCCGATGAAGAATTATTAAATATCAAAAGTAATCTCAACAAGTTGATTGGTATTATTCAACGTGAATGGAAGCAAAAACGTAAAAAAGCTAGAGACGTTAAAGCTGAAAATACCATCAAAAGAAATCACATTATTCTACAAACAAACCTTTCAGTTGAAGATTCTAAAGTCATAAATAATATCAGTAAAAAATTAGAAGATGACAATATTACTATCTCTGATTCCGACAAACAAAAAATTCTTGACACTGTAACGAAGTCAACCCAATCCTATAAAAAAGATCATAGTGTCTACAAAGAATTGATTCCTAAGAACTTCAATGTTCCTAGTTATGTTGGCACTAAGATACAAATGTTACGAGAAGAAATGATAGAGGCTGCTGAAGAAAAAGAAGTTAATCGTTTCATACTAACTCAAGGTTTATTACTACGAGCAATGATTGAAAGCACCACAACAATATACCTTAGAAAAAATTTTCAAGAGGCTACTGACATAATTAAAGAAAAAAATTATAATTGTAAACTTCCCAAAAACGAAAGCGAAATTGATACTCTTGCTTTCGCAATTAAATACAAGATAATGGTACAACTATTATCAAAACATGGTAAAATTACTAATCGTAGAGTGAGTAGCTTAATTGATGAATTTGAAAATAATAAAGTTAATAAACACCTAGATTTATTAATGCATGATGCAGAAAATTTTCCTCAATTTGATACATTAAAAATAATTTGGAATTGTGTTTCCCCTCAACTTATGTATGCATTTGATGATATGAATAACTAA
- a CDS encoding helix-turn-helix transcriptional regulator: MTNKLELKNNLKQARLEQHLSQAALAKLVGVSRNTISSIETRQFSPTAKLALLLCIALDKKFEDLFYF; this comes from the coding sequence ATGACTAATAAACTTGAATTAAAAAACAATCTTAAACAGGCTCGATTAGAACAACATTTATCACAAGCAGCTCTTGCAAAACTAGTTGGGGTTTCTAGAAATACCATAAGCTCAATTGAAACGAGACAATTTAGTCCAACAGCCAAATTAGCTCTACTTTTATGCATCGCTCTAGATAAAAAATTCGAAGACCTGTTTTACTTTTAA
- a CDS encoding DUF6442 family protein, with protein sequence MNKEDILKMAQSEKRDEMELHIKDKSMTWSYLVMVIVAGLFSFFKSLHGFPIADLTATVSASVGTTLAYRYAKLKDKQDLFFAIVMFIIALISTIYFFIGY encoded by the coding sequence ATGAATAAGGAAGATATTTTAAAAATGGCTCAAAGCGAAAAAAGAGATGAAATGGAGTTACATATCAAAGATAAATCAATGACGTGGTCATATCTGGTTATGGTTATTGTGGCTGGCCTGTTTAGCTTCTTTAAATCTCTTCATGGATTTCCTATAGCTGATTTAACAGCTACAGTTTCTGCTTCCGTCGGTACAACATTAGCTTATCGTTATGCTAAACTAAAGGATAAACAAGATTTATTTTTTGCGATTGTTATGTTTATTATTGCACTGATTTCTACAATTTATTTCTTTATAGGATATTAA
- a CDS encoding TetR/AcrR family transcriptional regulator has product MTQVTKRALEDSLKHLLLKKPLTKITIKDIAEDCGINRMTFYYHFKDIYDLVEWSCVEDAQKALGENRHYDSWENGLLDIFKAVKENKPFIMNVYHSVSREQIECYLYQLTYQLMLDVVEEKAVGLMVSDKQKEFIADFYKYALVGLMLDWIKNDMKEKPEDIVERLAILVHGNIVSALNHYHQKNN; this is encoded by the coding sequence ATGACTCAGGTTACCAAACGGGCTTTAGAAGATTCTTTGAAGCATTTGTTGTTAAAAAAGCCACTCACTAAGATTACTATTAAAGATATCGCAGAGGATTGTGGGATTAATCGCATGACTTTTTATTATCATTTCAAGGATATTTATGATTTGGTGGAGTGGTCTTGTGTTGAGGATGCTCAAAAAGCTTTGGGCGAGAATAGGCACTATGATAGCTGGGAAAATGGGCTTCTTGATATTTTTAAGGCAGTTAAAGAGAATAAGCCATTTATTATGAATGTCTATCATTCTGTTAGTCGAGAACAAATTGAATGTTACCTTTATCAGTTAACTTATCAATTAATGCTTGATGTTGTTGAAGAAAAAGCTGTCGGGTTAATGGTAAGTGATAAGCAAAAAGAATTTATTGCTGATTTTTACAAGTATGCTTTGGTTGGATTAATGTTAGATTGGATAAAAAATGATATGAAAGAAAAGCCAGAAGATATCGTTGAACGGCTAGCTATTCTGGTTCATGGCAATATTGTGTCAGCTTTAAATCACTATCATCAAAAAAATAATTAA
- a CDS encoding oleate hydratase — MYYSSGNYEAFARPLKPEGVDHKSAYIVGAGLAALSAACFLVRDAQMPGKNIHILEKEPISGGACDGYQYSDIGYVMRGGREMDNHFECMWELFRSIPSIETEGVSVLDEFYWLNKADPNYSLCRATEKQGQDAHTDKKFGLSDKAALEIMKLYFTPDEELYNRRIDEFFDDEVFGSNFWLYWRTMFAFENWHSALEMKRYLKRYINHISGLPDFTALRFTRYNQYESMILPMVKYLESFGVVFHYNTKVINVEFDCQKDKKVAKRLDILSDAEKSSIDLTENDFVFITNGGCVENSSYGSQDKPACFNKDIKEGNGWDMWRKIADQDESFGHPDKFCSSPEKSNWMSATVTTLDDKIPTFIQKICKRDPFSGNIVTGGIVSVKDSNWLLSWTVNRQPQFRNQPKNELTVWVYALFTDREGNYIKKPMRDCTGQEICAEWLYHLGVPVEDIDKLAANSAKTVPCMMPYITAFFMPREKGDRPDVVPDGAINFAFLGQFAETERDTIFTTEYSIRTAMEAVYTLFNVDRAVPEVWASTYDIRDLLHATVALRDGKPITEMNLNFVEKFILKQFLRKVEGTDIEKLLRDYHLIK; from the coding sequence ATGTATTATTCAAGTGGTAATTATGAAGCATTTGCCCGTCCGTTGAAGCCAGAAGGTGTCGATCACAAATCAGCCTATATTGTAGGTGCTGGTTTGGCAGCTTTGTCTGCAGCATGCTTTTTAGTGAGAGATGCTCAAATGCCTGGTAAAAATATCCATATTCTTGAAAAAGAGCCCATTTCTGGTGGTGCTTGTGATGGTTACCAATATAGTGACATTGGTTATGTCATGCGTGGTGGTCGTGAAATGGATAATCACTTCGAGTGTATGTGGGAATTATTCCGTTCGATTCCTTCAATTGAGACAGAAGGTGTTAGTGTCTTAGATGAATTTTATTGGTTAAACAAAGCAGATCCAAATTATTCTCTTTGTCGAGCGACTGAAAAGCAAGGTCAAGATGCTCATACGGATAAAAAATTTGGATTGTCTGATAAAGCAGCTCTTGAAATTATGAAACTTTATTTTACGCCAGATGAAGAATTGTATAACAGAAGAATTGATGAATTCTTTGATGATGAAGTGTTTGGATCAAATTTTTGGCTATACTGGCGAACAATGTTTGCTTTTGAAAATTGGCATTCAGCCTTAGAAATGAAACGTTACCTTAAACGCTATATTAACCATATTAGTGGTTTACCAGATTTTACTGCTTTGCGTTTCACACGCTATAATCAATACGAATCAATGATTTTGCCAATGGTAAAATACCTAGAATCATTTGGAGTTGTTTTCCATTACAACACAAAGGTGATTAACGTCGAATTTGATTGTCAAAAGGATAAAAAAGTTGCTAAACGGCTTGATATTCTTTCTGATGCTGAAAAAAGTAGTATTGATTTGACTGAAAATGATTTTGTGTTTATCACAAATGGTGGTTGTGTTGAAAATTCAAGTTATGGTAGTCAAGATAAGCCAGCTTGCTTTAATAAAGACATCAAAGAAGGAAATGGCTGGGATATGTGGCGAAAAATTGCGGATCAAGATGAGTCATTTGGTCATCCGGATAAGTTTTGTTCGTCACCTGAAAAATCAAATTGGATGAGCGCGACCGTGACTACCTTGGATGATAAGATTCCAACATTTATTCAAAAAATCTGTAAACGTGATCCGTTTTCTGGCAACATTGTGACTGGGGGGATTGTTTCGGTAAAAGATTCAAATTGGCTTTTGAGTTGGACTGTTAACCGACAACCACAATTTAGAAATCAACCTAAAAATGAGTTAACTGTCTGGGTTTATGCGCTTTTTACTGATAGGGAAGGAAATTATATTAAAAAGCCAATGCGTGATTGTACAGGACAAGAGATTTGTGCAGAGTGGCTCTATCATTTAGGAGTTCCAGTTGAGGACATTGACAAGTTAGCTGCAAATAGTGCAAAGACCGTTCCATGTATGATGCCTTACATTACAGCTTTCTTTATGCCACGCGAAAAAGGTGATCGTCCTGATGTTGTTCCAGATGGCGCTATTAATTTTGCTTTCTTAGGTCAATTTGCTGAGACAGAACGCGATACTATTTTTACGACAGAGTATTCTATCCGAACTGCCATGGAAGCCGTTTATACTTTGTTTAATGTTGATCGAGCAGTCCCAGAAGTTTGGGCAAGTACTTATGATATTCGTGATCTTTTACATGCGACAGTTGCTCTAAGGGATGGAAAACCAATTACTGAGATGAACTTAAATTTTGTTGAAAAATTTATCTTAAAACAATTCTTACGAAAAGTTGAAGGAACAGACATTGAAAAACTTTTACGAGATTATCACTTGATTAAATAA